In the genome of Primulina eburnea isolate SZY01 chromosome 13, ASM2296580v1, whole genome shotgun sequence, the window TAAGGAGTATCGatataattattttcttttaattatgCAGAATATACAAATGGCACACAAATTGGAATGTTTTTCCCTATATGAACTTAGTGCAACTTCAGCATTATCAAGTAAATGACAAAGTACTTAGAGCAGTCTCGAGGAGTGAAAAAATTGACTCGTACGGTCAGGAGGTCTCAAATGGAGAAGAGGGAATCAAGCAGAAAAAGAGTAGTCGCACAACTAAACGATCCTCTCCAAGAACCATGGGAAAAGCAGCAACTGACAGTCCAAATGAAAGTTCAGTTGCTAATGGTAGTGTGAGCGACGGGGAGATTGTAGCTACGTCAGGCTTAAATGAGAACTCAAAAAAAACCCGAACTAGAACTCGGAAAAAAGGTGCAGTCTTTGTATTAAATCATAGAAAATGTTATGTAATTTGAAGTCATTCATTCTATTCTCTTTTACTTGTAGTGGTTTGAAAGTTGAAACGAAACTTGTCTACTTTGTTATCTGCAGCTCCTTTGGCGTCTGGGATCCCCGAGGAAGAAACAACTGAAAAGGTTACGAGGAGGAGGAGAACTAAGAAAAGTGCTCATCTGGAAGAGAGCCAAATCAAGGAGACAGAATTTAGTGATAGCGAGGCAAGTATATTTGATGTGACTTTGGATGACAGTGAAGAGGAACTTGATGTTAACTTAGACGATGGAGAGGATATTAGCTATACATATGGCTGGCCACCCCTTGTTTGCTGCTTTGGTGCAGCACAACATGCTTTTGTGCCATCAGGAAGACGAGCCAACCGgctcatagactatgaaatacaTGAGCGAAGAAAGGATGCCATGTGGGCGCCAGAGAAATTTGTTCGTGCT includes:
- the LOC140810772 gene encoding fructokinase-like 2, chloroplastic isoform X2, with the protein product MASAPFTQFSFMPRIYKWHTNWNVFPYMNLVQLQHYQVNDKVLRAVSRSEKIDSYGQEVSNGEEGIKQKKSSRTTKRSSPRTMGKAATDSPNESSVANGSVSDGEIVATSGLNENSKKTRTRTRKKAPLASGIPEEETTEKVTRRRRTKKSAHLEESQIKETEFSDSEASIFDVTLDDSEEELDVNLDDGEDISYTYGWPPLVCCFGAAQHAFVPSGRRANRLIDYEIHERRKDAMWAPEKFVRASGGCTSNVAVALASLGGKVAFMGKLGDDAYGQSLLYFMNINKVQTRSVRIDGKRSTAISQMKIGKRGGLRMISTKPCAEDCLTKSEINIDVLKEVLFVTNGTSKIHYYTKENNGEVRGMEDAPLTPFTADMSASGDGIAAGILRMLTVQPHLICDKGYLERTIRYAISCGVIDQWLQGRSRGFPPKEGMEDVEPDMNGIKSITEREYRTIVPIPAT